In Serinicoccus marinus DSM 15273, the genomic stretch GGCCAACCCACCCCGGTGGCGCCGAGCCTCACCGCCTGGGCCCGACAGGAGCTCGCCGTCCCGGCCCCCACCGTGGTGGCCCTCTCCGGGCCGGAGCTGGCTCGGGCCCGGGACGAGGTCGCGCGGGTGGCACAGGCGTGGGGACCGACCCGGGCCACGCCGGTGGGCGATGCCGCCGCGCCGGACCTCGCCGCGGCGCTGGGCGGGGCCGACCTCGTCCACGTCGCCGCCCACGGGCGGCACCGCGACGACAGCCCGCTCTTCTCCTCGCTGTGGCTCGCCGACGGGCCCTACTTCCTCGCCGACCTGGAGCGCGAGGACCGCCGGGCCAGCCACGTGGTGCTCTCGGCCTGCGACTCGGGCCGGTCCCGCCACCGCGGCGGGTCGGCAGCCCTGGGCCTGGCGGCCGGCCTGCTGTGGCTGGGCGTCACCAGCGTCGTCGCCGCCCCCTGCAGGGTTCCCGACCAGGTCGCCGCCGAGCACTTTCCGGACTACCACCGGCTGCTCGTGGCGGGCCTACCCGCGGACGAGGCGCTGAGCCGCTCGGCGCAGCGGGCCCACCCGCTCGCGGGTGCCTTCGTGGCCTGGGGCGCGCCCTGGAGCGCCGCGCCGACGCCCGGGTGACGCTGCGTACGATGCCGGGGTGAGCATCGAGGCAGGACGGCGGGCGCGAGGGTCCTCGCTGCTCGGGCGGGACCTCGCCGTCGACCTCGGGACCGCCACGACGCAGGTGCACGTGCAGGGTCGGGGCGTCGTCCTCGACGAGCCGACCCTGGTCGCCGTGGACACCGGCACCGGTCGGCTCGTCGCCGCCGGCAGCAGCGCCCACGAGATGCTCGGGCGCACGCCGCAGCACGTGCTCACGCTGCGACCGCTCGCCGACGGCGTCATCAGCGACGGCGACCTCGCCGAGCAGCTGCTGCGGCACTTCCTGGAGCGGGTGCGTCCCACCCGGCTGGTGCGGCCACGGACCGTCGTGTGCCTGCCCGGTGGGATCACCGCCGTCGAGCGCCGCGCCCTCGAGGACGCCGCGATGCGGTGCGGGGCGCGCCGGGTCTACGCCCTGGAGGAGGCCATGGCCGCGGCCGTCGGTGCCGGGCTCCCGATCGAGGGCGCTGCGGCCACCATGGTCGTCGACCTCGGTGGTGGGACGACCGACGCGGCCGTCATCAGCCTCGGTGGGGTGGTGAACGCGCGCAGCCTCCGGGTCGGGGGCAACGAGGTGGACGAGGCCTTGGCCGAGGGGGTCCGCCGCGAGCACGACCTGCTCCTCGGGGAGCGGTCGGCGCAGCACATCACGCACGCGGTGGGATCGGTCTGGCCGGTCGCCGAGAGGCTGACGACCCGGGTGCGGGGACGTGACCTCGGCACCGGGCTGCCGCGGACGATCGAGCTCGGGAGCGAGGAGGTGCGGCGGATGATCGAGCCGGTCACCGCCCAGGTCGTCGAGGTGGTGCGCTCGGTGCTCGACGTGTGCCCGCCCGAGCTGTCCGGGGATCTCCTGGACACGGGGGTCACGCTCACCGGGGGTGGGGCGCTGCTCCGGGGCTGGGCCGAGCGGCTGCGGCACGAGCTCGGGGTGCCGGTGCGGCTGGCCGAGGACCCGCAGCGCGCGGTCATCCGCGGGGCCGGGGCCTGCGTCGACGACATGGGCGCGCTCCGACAGGTCCTGACGCGTCGGGCCGCGACGCCGGCCTGATGCGTCGGCTCACCCTGGTCTCGGTGCTGCTGGCGGGGGCGACCGCCGCGGCGATCGTGGTCGACCTCGCCCGCCCGGGACTCGCCGACCCCGTCCGCGAGGCGGTGGCCGTCGCGGCGGCCCCCGCGCAACGGGTGCTCGCCGGGTGGGACGACGGGGAGCTGGCCCGGCTGAGCGAGGAGCGCAACGAGCTGGCGGCGCAGGTGGACCGGCTGGAGGCACGGGAGCGCGACGTCGTCGAGCTGGACGCGCTGGCGCGCTCGAGCACGGTGGCCGCGGTGGACCGCCAGCTGCTGCCCGCGCGGGTGGTCGCCTTCGCCTCCGGCAGCTCCCCGGTCGGGTCACGGACCGTCACCGTCGACGTCGGCCGCGAGGACGGCCTCGCGCCGGACCAGACCGTCGTGAGCGTCGACGGGCTCGTGGGTCGGGTCCTGCGGGTGGCCCCCCGCAGCGCCGACGTGCTGCTGCTCGGCGACGCGCAGGTCGTCGTCGGGGTGCGCTTCGGCGACGAGGGCGCGCTGGGCGACGTCCAGGCGGGCACCCCGCCCGAGCTGCCCCCGCGGGGCCACGGTGAGCTGACGCTCACCGCGCTCGGGGACAGCGAGATCGCCGTCGGGGACGAGGTGACCACCCTCGGGAGTCCGGACGACATCCCCTACGTCGCAGGCATACCGCTCGGCACGGTGACCGACGTCGACCCCGACCGGGGACAGCTCGGCCGGACCGCCGTGGTCCGGCCGCACGTGGACACCGACACCCTGGACCTCGTCGCCGTCGTGACGGTGGCGGACGGATGATCCGCGTCCTCGGACCGACGGTGCGC encodes the following:
- a CDS encoding rod shape-determining protein, which encodes MSIEAGRRARGSSLLGRDLAVDLGTATTQVHVQGRGVVLDEPTLVAVDTGTGRLVAAGSSAHEMLGRTPQHVLTLRPLADGVISDGDLAEQLLRHFLERVRPTRLVRPRTVVCLPGGITAVERRALEDAAMRCGARRVYALEEAMAAAVGAGLPIEGAAATMVVDLGGGTTDAAVISLGGVVNARSLRVGGNEVDEALAEGVRREHDLLLGERSAQHITHAVGSVWPVAERLTTRVRGRDLGTGLPRTIELGSEEVRRMIEPVTAQVVEVVRSVLDVCPPELSGDLLDTGVTLTGGGALLRGWAERLRHELGVPVRLAEDPQRAVIRGAGACVDDMGALRQVLTRRAATPA
- the mreC gene encoding rod shape-determining protein MreC, which encodes MRRLTLVSVLLAGATAAAIVVDLARPGLADPVREAVAVAAAPAQRVLAGWDDGELARLSEERNELAAQVDRLEARERDVVELDALARSSTVAAVDRQLLPARVVAFASGSSPVGSRTVTVDVGREDGLAPDQTVVSVDGLVGRVLRVAPRSADVLLLGDAQVVVGVRFGDEGALGDVQAGTPPELPPRGHGELTLTALGDSEIAVGDEVTTLGSPDDIPYVAGIPLGTVTDVDPDRGQLGRTAVVRPHVDTDTLDLVAVVTVADG